ATCTGCCCGAACCAGGCAAGGTTGAACCAGATCTGAAGGTCAAAAAATTCCCTGTTGGAGAACCTTTTAGACACTTCCGCAATTTCTTCTATCGTCACGAACCTGCCCCTTTTAAGCAGCAGATCGGCATACCTGGGATAGGGCTTTACCATGGTGTCCCAGTTGGCCATGAAAAAATTCTTAAGGATAAAGACCTTCTCGTCCGGGTTAAGGTCCTGAGGCTGCCTGATAGACAGTTCAAGGTATTTGTCCCTGGCATTTCCTGCCGTATAGTCCTCTATCTGCGCCAGCAGCGAAGGGACGACATTGTAAGTGGACCTTATCTGCGGAAAGTCGTCAAGATAGGCGGCCATGTCAAAGTAGTCTTTTATCGCGTGGAGCCTTACCCACGGCAGCATGTACTCGCCCGTTACAAGGTCCTTATAGAACGGCTGGTGCATGTGCCAGACAAAGGCAACGGAAAGCTTGTTCCTCATAATTATAAAGGGATTATATCATTCCTTTACAATTTTCCAAAATCGTTCTCCACCATTTCAAGGGTCTTATACACTTCTTTTGCCCTAAAGATGACTTCGGAGGGAAGCCCTGCCAGTTTTGCCACCTGAATACCGTAGCTTTTGTCCGCCGGGCCGTCAACTATCCTGTGCAGAAAAATGATGCCGTCCCCGTCCTCTTTTACGGAGATGTTCATGTTCTTGATGCCCCTGTGTTTATCCGCAAGCGAAGTAAGTTCGTGGTAGTGGGTGGCAAAAAAGGTCTTTGCCCCTATTTTTTCGTGAATGTGCTCTGCCACGGCGCATGCTATCGACATCCCGTCGAATGTCGCTGTTCCTCTGCCTATTTCGTCCAGGATCACAAGACTGTCTTTTGTGGCGTTGTTTAAGATATTAGCGGTTTCCAGCATCTCCACCATGAAAGTGGATTGCCCCATGTAGAGATCGTCCAGGGCCCCTACTCTGGTAAAGATCCTGTCGGTCAAAGGGACAGAGGCGCTCTTTGCCGGGACAAAGCTTCCTATATGGGCAAGAAGCACGATCAGAGCCACCTGCCTCATGTAGGTCGATTTTCCCGCCATGTTGGGCCCTGTCAGCATTATGAAAGAGCCGTTCTCATCCATCACAGTGTCATTGGGAACAAAGAGATGATGGCCTATTGTGTTCTCCACCACGGGATGGCGGCCGGATATTATGTGTAGATGCGGCTCGCGAGCCGCATCTACGTGAATCGCCCCTACAATCACCGGACGTACGTAATTTTCGCCGGCCGCGGTTTCGGCCAGAGACAGCAGCGCGTCTGTCGTTGATATTGTGTCTGCGATGGCCTGAAGTTCCTTTATATGCCGGGCGGTCGCTTCTCTTATCCCGCAAAACAGTTCATATTCCATCTCAACAAGCCTTTCCTGGGCGTTGAGCACCAGGGCTTCTTTTTCTTTGAGTTCCGGTGTTATGAACCGTTCGCAATTAACCAGAGTCTGCTTTCTTATATAGTCCATCGGAACATATTTAAGGTTGGATGATGTGACTTCTATGTAATAGCCGAAGACCTTTGTGAACCCGACCTTTAGCGACTTTATCCCGGTCCTTTGTCTTTCTTTTTCTTCCAGGTCCGAGATCCATTTTTTGCCGCTGAAGCTTGCCTGCCTTATCTCGTCCAATTCAGCGCTAAAGCCGCTCTTGATCAGCCCCCCATCTTTTACCTGAAAAGGAGGATCGTCATTTATGGCGGACCCTATCAGCTCGGCAACTTCCTCAATAGCGTTAACTTCGGCGGTCTTTTTTAGGATGGGAGAAGTGCAGTTCTTCAGCAGTTCTTTAATGTCCGGCAGTTTGAGAAGAGATTCTTTAAGAGCTACGAGGTCCCTCGCATTCGCGCTCTTTCCGGCCGTCCTGCTGGAGAGCCTTTCTATGTCCCTGATGCCGCCCAGAGCCGCAAGCAGTCTTTGGCGCAGCACCGCTTCTTTTGACAACTCTTCCACGGCATCCAACCTTAGGTTTATCTCCTTTTCATCTTTCAGCGGATAAAGCAGCCAGAAGCGGAGCTTTCTTGCACCCATGGGGGTGGCGGTGCGGTCAAGTATGGAAAGCAGGCTGCCTTTGTATGATCTGTCCTTCATGGTCTCGACCAGTTCCAGGTTCTTTCTTGTTGGCGGATCTATGCTCATGAACCGGTCGGTGCTGTAGAGGGACAATCTGGTGATCTGGCCAAGCTCCGTCTTCTGTGTCTGTTCCAGATATTCGATTATCGAAGAAGAGGCGCAGAGCCCCTGTTCCTTTCCGGAAAAACCAAAACCCTCCAGAGAACTGACCCCGAAAAACCTTCGCAGTTTTTCTGACGCCAGCTGCGGGTCTGACAGGTCCTTTAGCGTGTATTTTGTGGCGATGATCTTCCTTGAGGAAAGAAGCGAGGCAAGTCCCGGATCATTTTCAAGGACTCCCGGTGCCAAAAGACACTCTGCAGGAGAGATCCTCTCGATCTCGTCAAAAAGCGTTTTTCTTGCGCTGTTTCCTTTTATGTCGAGGGACTTAAAGAGCCCGGTAGAGGCGTCCGCATAGGAAAGACCGATGCCGTCCTGCCCGAAAGAGACCGCCATTAGAAAATTATTGGTTTTTTCAAGGAGCATCGACTGGTCCGTGATCGTGCCGGGAGTAATGATCCTGGTTATCTGTCTATCTACGATCCCTTTTGCCTGCGACGGATCTTCCATCTGTTCACAGATAGCGACTTTGTATCCTTTTGAGACCAGTTTAGAGATATAGGGTTCAACGCTATGGTAAGGGACCCCGCACATCGGGAAGCGGTTCTCCCCTGTTCCCCTGCCTGTAAGTGTTATTTCCAGTTCGCGCGAAGCAAGTTCGGCGTCCTCTTCGAACATCTCGTAAAAGTCCCCCAGGCGGAACATCAGTATCGCGCCGTCTGTCTGAGATTTTATCTGACGGTACTGCTTCATCATCGGAGTGGGCTCTGGCATGGGGATGAATTACTTTCTTATCTGGACCTTTAATTTTGACTCAAGTGTTTCCATGACCTTGTTGTGCGCAAGGTTCACTTCTTCGTCGGTGAGGGTCCTTTCCTTTGAG
The nucleotide sequence above comes from Candidatus Margulisiibacteriota bacterium. Encoded proteins:
- the mutS gene encoding DNA mismatch repair protein MutS; translated protein: MPEPTPMMKQYRQIKSQTDGAILMFRLGDFYEMFEEDAELASRELEITLTGRGTGENRFPMCGVPYHSVEPYISKLVSKGYKVAICEQMEDPSQAKGIVDRQITRIITPGTITDQSMLLEKTNNFLMAVSFGQDGIGLSYADASTGLFKSLDIKGNSARKTLFDEIERISPAECLLAPGVLENDPGLASLLSSRKIIATKYTLKDLSDPQLASEKLRRFFGVSSLEGFGFSGKEQGLCASSSIIEYLEQTQKTELGQITRLSLYSTDRFMSIDPPTRKNLELVETMKDRSYKGSLLSILDRTATPMGARKLRFWLLYPLKDEKEINLRLDAVEELSKEAVLRQRLLAALGGIRDIERLSSRTAGKSANARDLVALKESLLKLPDIKELLKNCTSPILKKTAEVNAIEEVAELIGSAINDDPPFQVKDGGLIKSGFSAELDEIRQASFSGKKWISDLEEKERQRTGIKSLKVGFTKVFGYYIEVTSSNLKYVPMDYIRKQTLVNCERFITPELKEKEALVLNAQERLVEMEYELFCGIREATARHIKELQAIADTISTTDALLSLAETAAGENYVRPVIVGAIHVDAAREPHLHIISGRHPVVENTIGHHLFVPNDTVMDENGSFIMLTGPNMAGKSTYMRQVALIVLLAHIGSFVPAKSASVPLTDRIFTRVGALDDLYMGQSTFMVEMLETANILNNATKDSLVILDEIGRGTATFDGMSIACAVAEHIHEKIGAKTFFATHYHELTSLADKHRGIKNMNISVKEDGDGIIFLHRIVDGPADKSYGIQVAKLAGLPSEVIFRAKEVYKTLEMVENDFGKL
- a CDS encoding glycoside hydrolase, which codes for MRNKLSVAFVWHMHQPFYKDLVTGEYMLPWVRLHAIKDYFDMAAYLDDFPQIRSTYNVVPSLLAQIEDYTAGNARDKYLELSIRQPQDLNPDEKVFILKNFFMANWDTMVKPYPRYADLLLKRGRFVTIEEIAEVSKRFSNREFFDLQIWFNLAWFGQ